A region from the Lonchura striata isolate bLonStr1 chromosome 16, bLonStr1.mat, whole genome shotgun sequence genome encodes:
- the LOC110470184 gene encoding ankyrin repeat and fibronectin type-III domain-containing protein 1 isoform X1 → MPEQKPYKKHSASEHQKGCTVPSAGEAWRLEDDCSEPPRAPQLGTAVEDAPFSYFRTRSFYMRKSLSVDNHLGSLGYAVHPAESKAERVRTKLRRQFSLGSADKKDFYQPKSSSPKMTQQMRDLQLAQARKPPGPSSPNAAKRLYRNLSGKFRVNYTSFDEGSLVGRGEKEKLRKSYLFQSNAALFEAVELQDLDRVQEMLKHYSPEELDLNTPNSEGLLPLDIAIMTNNAPIARALLQAGAKESPHFVSLESRSLHLSTLVREAEQRVNELMAQVVNEAPNADCSEKEKQLKAWEWRFRLYKRMKAGFEHARVPDAPSSVHLSVASSSSLQVTFWEPLSVNSAVVTKYKVEWSCSPTFSPLLGEAVIDKLKDLHFTIQGLVSGTAYHVRVSAYNMKGWGPPQASMPPFAIPSNWREYDGRAPRRRGQAEALDHLLGQVKTVHQHCICHEPCKNQPQSRKHSVSKSLKHLFHPGSKFLKTLKRGLYLTAIFYKDDNILVTHEDQIPVVEIDDTYSCLLMQDFLWLTKVSCMWDEILWLRQCVTVSQSSCSCILQTRFKMLLAISQMQGLLGIQDLGQVFFEPIKDKQGNILIVTLKEVKTNQTFESVRWVPICKLQTSRKSVSSPEEPTALDTLLISLQDKLAYHQRSSHALSQGLYLGYLKLCSAVDQIRVLVPEQLPNILCHVKIRSNPNISREEWEWLQKMASVEEAAPTEPETDRSQNPLFQELQVAIKELMTLVNIPFQEAKDFRLYSQEVLDFGDQVSFLLLLPPSDDVCTAPGQNNPYTPRSGFLTLPLQIFELVHFFTYNREFITQYCQVSALLELESLLSQQSLREAFSDAELSTAKQRHQQVQDYIQQMEEIWREMRWIMDVLQHARYKQPSCGISLSGFLSEAGGTVKEKTRSSSSHIDYLPSPALSPETSRKLNSDSHGLSDEEGSSEVFLATDSDYDSSRAQSPKELDLVYSTSGPECCSRRVARTLRDSAPDVLQSHELKTPAPVPPPPEEPRPPPKLYDSDFVLPSRQIELLRITEKRQAYCVRTSSLDFPKPHCPGPRKSCPGSVDSSPVESRTTGLCSQLRLGTGLTPSPEGCRGGQGSEPVCRTRSDEWTQDLTEQQPEQPGGLAEQGKKPGSVTLRVCPQYETGLSKETSVKLHITSQTPAREVVKLVVLEMNDISRDVLGSLAAVCYGEEQLEHFGLVFAANESERWLPDDFLPLSLHTSQPEGRFYVRIKETSPLVLQYGPATTV, encoded by the exons GTCATCCTCCCCTAAAATGACGCAGCAGATGCGGGacctgcagctggcacaggcCAGGAAGCCACCAGGCCCTTCCTCACCAAATGCAGCCAAGAGGCTCTATCGAAACCTGTCCGGGAAATTCCGTGTCAACTACACCTCCTTCGACGAGGGCAGCCTGGTGGGACGGGGCGAGAAGGAGAAGCTCCGCAAGTCCTACCTG TTCCAGAGCAATGCTGCACTCTTTGAGGCTGTGGAACTGCAGGATCTTGACAGggtgcaggagatgctgaaacACTACAGCCCTGAGGAGCTGGACCTCAACACTCCCAACAGCGAGGGGCTCCTGCCCCTGGACATCGCCATCATGACCAACAACGCTCCCATCGCCAGGGCcctgctgcaggcgggagcGAAGGAGAGTCCACACT TTGTGAGCCTGGAAAGCCGCTCACTGCACCTCTCCACGCTGGTGCGGGAAGCGGAGCAACGTGTCAACGAGCTGATGGCACAGGTGGTGAACGAGGCGCCCAATGCTGACTGCTCCGAGAAGGAGAAGCAGCTCAAGGCCTGGGAGTGGCGATTCCGGCTTTACAAGCGCATGAAGGCAGGGTTTGAGCATGCCC GAGTGCCAGATGCCCCCAGCAGCGTCCACCTCTCtgtggccagcagctcctcattGCAGGTGACCTTCTGGGAGCCCCTGAGCGTCAACTCAGCTGTTGTCACCAAGTACAAAG TGGAGTGGAGCTGCTCCCCCACCTTCTCACCACTGCTGGGAGAAGCCGTGATCGACAAGCTGAAGGACCTGCACTTCACCATCCAGGGGCTGGTGTCC GGCACGGCGTACCACGTCCGCGTGTCTGCCTACAACATGAAGGGCTGGGGTCCCCCACAAGCCTCCATGCCCCCCTTCGCCATCCCTTCCA ACTGGCGGGAGTACGACGGCAGGGCGCCACGGCGGAGGGGACAGGCTGAAGCTCTGGACCATCTCCTGGGCCAGGTGAAGACCGTCCACCAGCACTGCATTTGCCACG AGCCCTGCAAGAACCAGCCCCAGAGCAGAAAGCATTCAGTCTCCAAGAGCCTCAAACACCTCTTCCACCCTGGCAGCAAGTTTCTCAAGACACTGAAGCG GGGCCTCTACCTGACAGCCATCTTCTACAAGGACGACAACATCCTGGTAACCCACGAAGATCAGATCCCCGTGGTGGAGATTGATGACACCTACTCCTGCCTGCTCATGCAGGATTTCCTGTGGCTCACCAAG gtgtcatGTATGTGGGACGAGATCCTGTGGCTGCGGCAGTGTGTCACTGTGTCCcagtcctcctgctcctgcatcctgcagacACGCTTCAAAATGCTGCTGGCTATCTCACAGATGCAG gggctgctgggcatCCAGGACCTGGGGCAGGTCTTCTTTGAGCCCATCAAAGACAAACAGGGCAACATCCTCATCGTCACCCTGAAGGAGGTGAAGACCAACCAGACCTTCGAGAGCGTCCGCTGGGTCCCCATCTGCAAGCTGCAGACCAGCCGGAAGTCCGTGTCCTCCCCCGAGGAGCCCACTGCTCTGGAcacgctgctcatctccctccAG GACAAGCTGGCTTATCACCAGCGGAGCAGCCATGCCCTCTCCCAGGGCCTCTACCTGGGCTACTTGAAGCTGTGCAGTGCCGTGGATCAGATCCGAGTGCTGGTGCCAGAGCAGCTCCCCAACATCCTGTGCCATGTCAAGATTCGCTCCAACCCCAACATCTCCAG GGAGGAGTGGGAGTGGCTGCAAAAGATGGCCAGCGTGGAGGAGGCTGCTCCCACAGAGCCAGAGACTGACAGGTCCCAGAACCCCTTGTTTCAGGAGCTCCAAGTGGCCATCAAGGAGCTGATGACCCTGGTGAACATCCCATTTCAAGAG GCCAAAGACTTCCGTCTGTACAGCCAAGAGGTGCTGGACTTTGGGGATCAGgtctccttcctgctgctgctgcctccatcAGATGATGTCTGCACTGCTCCAGGCCAGAACAACCCCTATACCCCTCGCTCTGGCTTCCTCACACTGCCGCTGCAGATCTTCGAGCTGG TCCACTTCTTCACATACAACCGGGAGTTCATCACACAGTACTGCCAAGTGTCTGCCCTGCTGGAACTGGAgtcgctcctctcccagcagagcctcAGGGAGGCTTTCTCCGATGCCGAGCTCTCCACTGCCAAGCAGAGGCACCAGCAGGTTCAGGACTACATCCAG CAAATGGAGGAGATCTGGCGAGAGATGCGCTGGATCATGGATGTCCTGCAGCACGCCCGCTACAAGCAGCCCTCCTGTGGGATCTCTCTCAGTGGCTTCCTCAGCGAGGCCGGAGGGACAGTGAAGGAGAAAACCCgatcctcctcatcccacattGACTACCTTCCATCCCCAGCGCTCTCACCAGAGACCAGCCGCAAGCTCAACTCCG ACTCCCACGGCCTGTCGGACGAGGAAGGCTCCTCAGAGGTGTTCCTGGCCACTGACAGCGACTACGACTCCAGCCGGGCGCAGAGCCCGAAGGAGCTCGACCTGGTGTACTCCACCTCGGGGCCTGAGTGCTGCAGCCGGAGGGTGGCCCGCACCCTGCGGGACAGTGCCCCGGACGTCCTGCAGAGCCACGAGCTCAAGACCCCAGCCCCAGTGCCGCCACCACCTGAGGAGCCCCGGCCACCGCCCAAGCTCTATGACAGTGACTTCGTCCTGCCCAGCCGGCAGATCGAGCTGCTGCGCATCACAGAGAAGCGACAGGCGTACTGCGTTCGGACCAGCAGCCTTGACTTCCCCAAGCCCCACTGCCCCGGTCCGAGAAAGTCCTGCCCTGGCTCCGTGGACAGCTCCCCGGTCGAGAGCAGGACCACGGGCCTCTGCAGccagctcaggctggggacTGGCTTGACACCCAGCCCCGAGGGCTGCCGGgggggacagggctctgagcccGTCTGCCGGACGCGCTCGGATGAGTGGACTCAGGACTtgacagagcagcagccagagcagcctgggggcTTGGCCGAGCAAGGGAAGAAGCCGGGCTCTGTCACCTTGAGGGTCTGCCCTCAGTACGAAACGGGACTCTCCAAAGAGACCAGTGTCAAG CTGCACATCACCAGCCAGACGCCTGCCAGGGAGGTGGTGAAGCTGGTGGTGCTGGAGATGAATGACATCTCGCGGGACGTGCTGGGCAGCTTGGCCGCTGTCTGCTATGgcgaggagcagctggagcacttCGGACTGGTGTTCGCTGCCAACGAGAGCGAGCGGTGGCTCCCCGATGACTTCTTGCCTCTGTCCCTCCACACCAGCCAGCCCGAGGGGCGGTTCTACGTCCGCATCAAGGAGACATCCCCTCTGGTGCTCCAGTATGGGCCAGCGACCACCGTATGA
- the LOC110470184 gene encoding ankyrin repeat and fibronectin type-III domain-containing protein 1 isoform X2 yields MTQQMRDLQLAQARKPPGPSSPNAAKRLYRNLSGKFRVNYTSFDEGSLVGRGEKEKLRKSYLFQSNAALFEAVELQDLDRVQEMLKHYSPEELDLNTPNSEGLLPLDIAIMTNNAPIARALLQAGAKESPHFVSLESRSLHLSTLVREAEQRVNELMAQVVNEAPNADCSEKEKQLKAWEWRFRLYKRMKAGFEHARVPDAPSSVHLSVASSSSLQVTFWEPLSVNSAVVTKYKVEWSCSPTFSPLLGEAVIDKLKDLHFTIQGLVSGTAYHVRVSAYNMKGWGPPQASMPPFAIPSNWREYDGRAPRRRGQAEALDHLLGQVKTVHQHCICHEPCKNQPQSRKHSVSKSLKHLFHPGSKFLKTLKRGLYLTAIFYKDDNILVTHEDQIPVVEIDDTYSCLLMQDFLWLTKVSCMWDEILWLRQCVTVSQSSCSCILQTRFKMLLAISQMQGLLGIQDLGQVFFEPIKDKQGNILIVTLKEVKTNQTFESVRWVPICKLQTSRKSVSSPEEPTALDTLLISLQDKLAYHQRSSHALSQGLYLGYLKLCSAVDQIRVLVPEQLPNILCHVKIRSNPNISREEWEWLQKMASVEEAAPTEPETDRSQNPLFQELQVAIKELMTLVNIPFQEAKDFRLYSQEVLDFGDQVSFLLLLPPSDDVCTAPGQNNPYTPRSGFLTLPLQIFELVHFFTYNREFITQYCQVSALLELESLLSQQSLREAFSDAELSTAKQRHQQVQDYIQQMEEIWREMRWIMDVLQHARYKQPSCGISLSGFLSEAGGTVKEKTRSSSSHIDYLPSPALSPETSRKLNSDSHGLSDEEGSSEVFLATDSDYDSSRAQSPKELDLVYSTSGPECCSRRVARTLRDSAPDVLQSHELKTPAPVPPPPEEPRPPPKLYDSDFVLPSRQIELLRITEKRQAYCVRTSSLDFPKPHCPGPRKSCPGSVDSSPVESRTTGLCSQLRLGTGLTPSPEGCRGGQGSEPVCRTRSDEWTQDLTEQQPEQPGGLAEQGKKPGSVTLRVCPQYETGLSKETSVKLHITSQTPAREVVKLVVLEMNDISRDVLGSLAAVCYGEEQLEHFGLVFAANESERWLPDDFLPLSLHTSQPEGRFYVRIKETSPLVLQYGPATTV; encoded by the exons ATGACGCAGCAGATGCGGGacctgcagctggcacaggcCAGGAAGCCACCAGGCCCTTCCTCACCAAATGCAGCCAAGAGGCTCTATCGAAACCTGTCCGGGAAATTCCGTGTCAACTACACCTCCTTCGACGAGGGCAGCCTGGTGGGACGGGGCGAGAAGGAGAAGCTCCGCAAGTCCTACCTG TTCCAGAGCAATGCTGCACTCTTTGAGGCTGTGGAACTGCAGGATCTTGACAGggtgcaggagatgctgaaacACTACAGCCCTGAGGAGCTGGACCTCAACACTCCCAACAGCGAGGGGCTCCTGCCCCTGGACATCGCCATCATGACCAACAACGCTCCCATCGCCAGGGCcctgctgcaggcgggagcGAAGGAGAGTCCACACT TTGTGAGCCTGGAAAGCCGCTCACTGCACCTCTCCACGCTGGTGCGGGAAGCGGAGCAACGTGTCAACGAGCTGATGGCACAGGTGGTGAACGAGGCGCCCAATGCTGACTGCTCCGAGAAGGAGAAGCAGCTCAAGGCCTGGGAGTGGCGATTCCGGCTTTACAAGCGCATGAAGGCAGGGTTTGAGCATGCCC GAGTGCCAGATGCCCCCAGCAGCGTCCACCTCTCtgtggccagcagctcctcattGCAGGTGACCTTCTGGGAGCCCCTGAGCGTCAACTCAGCTGTTGTCACCAAGTACAAAG TGGAGTGGAGCTGCTCCCCCACCTTCTCACCACTGCTGGGAGAAGCCGTGATCGACAAGCTGAAGGACCTGCACTTCACCATCCAGGGGCTGGTGTCC GGCACGGCGTACCACGTCCGCGTGTCTGCCTACAACATGAAGGGCTGGGGTCCCCCACAAGCCTCCATGCCCCCCTTCGCCATCCCTTCCA ACTGGCGGGAGTACGACGGCAGGGCGCCACGGCGGAGGGGACAGGCTGAAGCTCTGGACCATCTCCTGGGCCAGGTGAAGACCGTCCACCAGCACTGCATTTGCCACG AGCCCTGCAAGAACCAGCCCCAGAGCAGAAAGCATTCAGTCTCCAAGAGCCTCAAACACCTCTTCCACCCTGGCAGCAAGTTTCTCAAGACACTGAAGCG GGGCCTCTACCTGACAGCCATCTTCTACAAGGACGACAACATCCTGGTAACCCACGAAGATCAGATCCCCGTGGTGGAGATTGATGACACCTACTCCTGCCTGCTCATGCAGGATTTCCTGTGGCTCACCAAG gtgtcatGTATGTGGGACGAGATCCTGTGGCTGCGGCAGTGTGTCACTGTGTCCcagtcctcctgctcctgcatcctgcagacACGCTTCAAAATGCTGCTGGCTATCTCACAGATGCAG gggctgctgggcatCCAGGACCTGGGGCAGGTCTTCTTTGAGCCCATCAAAGACAAACAGGGCAACATCCTCATCGTCACCCTGAAGGAGGTGAAGACCAACCAGACCTTCGAGAGCGTCCGCTGGGTCCCCATCTGCAAGCTGCAGACCAGCCGGAAGTCCGTGTCCTCCCCCGAGGAGCCCACTGCTCTGGAcacgctgctcatctccctccAG GACAAGCTGGCTTATCACCAGCGGAGCAGCCATGCCCTCTCCCAGGGCCTCTACCTGGGCTACTTGAAGCTGTGCAGTGCCGTGGATCAGATCCGAGTGCTGGTGCCAGAGCAGCTCCCCAACATCCTGTGCCATGTCAAGATTCGCTCCAACCCCAACATCTCCAG GGAGGAGTGGGAGTGGCTGCAAAAGATGGCCAGCGTGGAGGAGGCTGCTCCCACAGAGCCAGAGACTGACAGGTCCCAGAACCCCTTGTTTCAGGAGCTCCAAGTGGCCATCAAGGAGCTGATGACCCTGGTGAACATCCCATTTCAAGAG GCCAAAGACTTCCGTCTGTACAGCCAAGAGGTGCTGGACTTTGGGGATCAGgtctccttcctgctgctgctgcctccatcAGATGATGTCTGCACTGCTCCAGGCCAGAACAACCCCTATACCCCTCGCTCTGGCTTCCTCACACTGCCGCTGCAGATCTTCGAGCTGG TCCACTTCTTCACATACAACCGGGAGTTCATCACACAGTACTGCCAAGTGTCTGCCCTGCTGGAACTGGAgtcgctcctctcccagcagagcctcAGGGAGGCTTTCTCCGATGCCGAGCTCTCCACTGCCAAGCAGAGGCACCAGCAGGTTCAGGACTACATCCAG CAAATGGAGGAGATCTGGCGAGAGATGCGCTGGATCATGGATGTCCTGCAGCACGCCCGCTACAAGCAGCCCTCCTGTGGGATCTCTCTCAGTGGCTTCCTCAGCGAGGCCGGAGGGACAGTGAAGGAGAAAACCCgatcctcctcatcccacattGACTACCTTCCATCCCCAGCGCTCTCACCAGAGACCAGCCGCAAGCTCAACTCCG ACTCCCACGGCCTGTCGGACGAGGAAGGCTCCTCAGAGGTGTTCCTGGCCACTGACAGCGACTACGACTCCAGCCGGGCGCAGAGCCCGAAGGAGCTCGACCTGGTGTACTCCACCTCGGGGCCTGAGTGCTGCAGCCGGAGGGTGGCCCGCACCCTGCGGGACAGTGCCCCGGACGTCCTGCAGAGCCACGAGCTCAAGACCCCAGCCCCAGTGCCGCCACCACCTGAGGAGCCCCGGCCACCGCCCAAGCTCTATGACAGTGACTTCGTCCTGCCCAGCCGGCAGATCGAGCTGCTGCGCATCACAGAGAAGCGACAGGCGTACTGCGTTCGGACCAGCAGCCTTGACTTCCCCAAGCCCCACTGCCCCGGTCCGAGAAAGTCCTGCCCTGGCTCCGTGGACAGCTCCCCGGTCGAGAGCAGGACCACGGGCCTCTGCAGccagctcaggctggggacTGGCTTGACACCCAGCCCCGAGGGCTGCCGGgggggacagggctctgagcccGTCTGCCGGACGCGCTCGGATGAGTGGACTCAGGACTtgacagagcagcagccagagcagcctgggggcTTGGCCGAGCAAGGGAAGAAGCCGGGCTCTGTCACCTTGAGGGTCTGCCCTCAGTACGAAACGGGACTCTCCAAAGAGACCAGTGTCAAG CTGCACATCACCAGCCAGACGCCTGCCAGGGAGGTGGTGAAGCTGGTGGTGCTGGAGATGAATGACATCTCGCGGGACGTGCTGGGCAGCTTGGCCGCTGTCTGCTATGgcgaggagcagctggagcacttCGGACTGGTGTTCGCTGCCAACGAGAGCGAGCGGTGGCTCCCCGATGACTTCTTGCCTCTGTCCCTCCACACCAGCCAGCCCGAGGGGCGGTTCTACGTCCGCATCAAGGAGACATCCCCTCTGGTGCTCCAGTATGGGCCAGCGACCACCGTATGA